In Bythopirellula goksoeyrii, a single window of DNA contains:
- a CDS encoding AAA family ATPase: protein MATGEQVKALVRSFSAGDGEHFVSVAMQIASQAARTGKEKLAKDLRDLVDEIKKQQSSGTLTRPVPIARPSGELAGLLTVSYPKTLLSEMVLSEEVEPRLKRVLREYRHQNRLREHSLSARRKLLLVGPPGCGKTMTASALAGELKLPLFSVQLHGLITKFMGETAAKLHVIFESMHETRGVYLFDEFDAIGSNRGAKNDVGEIRRVLNSFLQFLEQDDSDSLVVAATNYVEMLDDALFRRFDDVIEYVIPTPEQVKALIENRLSSFGLGRIAWTKVKDVSAGLSHAEISRACDDAAKDCLLAGKSKVTTQLLVQAFSERSRGGTIRL from the coding sequence ATGGCAACAGGTGAGCAAGTAAAAGCATTGGTGAGGAGCTTTTCTGCGGGCGACGGGGAGCATTTTGTATCCGTCGCAATGCAGATTGCGTCTCAGGCTGCGCGCACCGGGAAGGAGAAGCTTGCTAAAGACTTGCGAGATCTGGTCGACGAGATCAAGAAGCAGCAGTCATCCGGCACCCTAACAAGGCCAGTACCCATCGCTCGCCCATCAGGCGAACTTGCTGGGCTACTGACGGTTTCATACCCGAAGACCCTACTGAGTGAAATGGTCTTGAGCGAGGAAGTGGAGCCGCGACTCAAGCGAGTACTTAGAGAGTATCGGCACCAGAATCGTCTCCGCGAACACAGTTTGTCAGCACGACGGAAGCTCTTACTCGTTGGTCCACCTGGTTGCGGAAAGACGATGACGGCCTCGGCCTTAGCAGGGGAACTTAAGCTCCCACTGTTTAGTGTGCAGCTACATGGCCTCATTACCAAGTTCATGGGGGAGACGGCTGCAAAGCTTCACGTAATTTTTGAGTCGATGCACGAAACTCGCGGCGTGTACCTGTTCGACGAGTTCGATGCGATTGGCTCGAATCGAGGAGCGAAAAACGACGTAGGCGAGATTCGTCGAGTCTTGAATTCGTTCCTCCAGTTTCTCGAACAAGACGATTCAGACAGCCTCGTGGTTGCTGCCACGAATTATGTAGAGATGCTCGACGACGCGTTGTTTCGTCGTTTCGACGATGTGATTGAATACGTCATCCCGACCCCAGAGCAGGTTAAGGCACTCATCGAGAATAGACTTAGCTCCTTTGGCCTAGGGCGAATCGCGTGGACCAAAGTCAAAGACGTTTCTGCGGGACTTAGTCATGCGGAAATCTCACGAGCGTGCGATGACGCCGCGAAAGATTGTCTTCTTGCGGGCAAGAGCAAAGTGACAACACAGTTGCTCGTTCAGGCTTTTTCTGAGCGGAGTCGAGGCGGAACTATAAGGCTCTAA
- a CDS encoding S8 family peptidase, translating to MTQHPHLVLRDTGETKTYTSTSGGGSAPFKTPPRDDRRSHGTGIVSSIRTAVADSSSETEEEDESERPEGITLEFESDPGFALKIESLERERSGIELVNVREDSGKMFAVVFVPTNKAAMFLRIFERYIDEDADSGAPKNQALVESISFVRQATLRSFWTDSKPYPTQTDRIWWEIWLRNDGEVTGVVEKFQAEAQRIGITVSQRLVRFPERIVLLAEASAEQWEQFHNLFDLLAELRAAAKVPTEFVELTPKEQAERIRSALARITLPNEDAPAVCLLDTGVNRSHPLLEIALDEEHLLTVDPNWTPADRKGHGTEMAGLALYGCLTEVLGSEEPVQLSHRLESVKILPDEGSNSPEHYGAITSEAVARAEVQSPTRNRAICLAVTAEKCDEGLPTSWSASVDQLCSGALDSNQRLMFVSAGNTPSETRHEYPASNHLEGVEDPSHAWNVVTVGAYTELCVIRSQEYVDWEPVAKAGLLSPCSRTSVIWEKKEWPLKPDIVMEGGNSARESGSGHADSIDDLALLTTRLSPTGALLTTSGDTSGATAQAARFAAMVNAKYPHLWPETVRALMVHSAEWTGAMLEEFPHRERHKRIRCYGYGVPNIDRALWSVSNAATMIVQDSLQPFDRVDGKIKTKDMRMHALPWPKEVLESLGETPIKMRVTLSYFIEPSPGRRGWQTKHRYQSHGLRFDVKRPVETVEQFDQRLSKDAWEDREERPDSVAEDRSWQLGKNLRTRGSVHSDTWTGTASELAACGVIAVHPVTGWWRERPHLERWSRSARYALVVSLETDDAEIDLYTPIESQVVTEVETEVEIEDDF from the coding sequence ATGACTCAGCATCCGCATCTTGTCCTCCGCGACACGGGAGAAACGAAGACCTACACGTCTACTAGCGGGGGTGGTAGCGCGCCGTTCAAAACGCCTCCACGAGATGACCGTCGCAGCCACGGCACAGGTATTGTCAGTAGCATTCGCACAGCAGTAGCCGATTCCTCTTCCGAAACCGAAGAGGAAGACGAATCCGAACGCCCCGAAGGCATCACATTAGAGTTTGAGAGCGACCCAGGGTTTGCTCTCAAGATCGAAAGCCTCGAACGGGAGCGAAGCGGTATTGAGCTGGTCAACGTCCGTGAAGATAGCGGTAAGATGTTCGCCGTTGTGTTCGTGCCGACGAACAAGGCGGCGATGTTCCTACGAATCTTTGAACGTTATATCGACGAAGACGCAGATAGCGGCGCTCCTAAGAATCAGGCGTTGGTAGAGAGTATTAGTTTCGTGCGACAGGCTACGCTTCGTTCGTTCTGGACGGACTCGAAGCCATACCCTACTCAGACGGATAGAATTTGGTGGGAGATCTGGCTGCGAAACGACGGCGAGGTTACGGGAGTCGTAGAGAAATTCCAAGCCGAGGCGCAACGGATTGGCATTACGGTCAGTCAACGCTTGGTGCGGTTCCCTGAGCGGATCGTGCTTCTCGCCGAAGCGAGTGCAGAGCAATGGGAGCAGTTTCACAATTTGTTTGACTTGCTGGCGGAGCTACGGGCGGCGGCAAAGGTGCCGACCGAGTTCGTCGAATTAACACCAAAGGAACAAGCGGAAAGGATTCGATCCGCGTTGGCACGGATCACGCTGCCCAATGAGGACGCGCCAGCGGTATGCCTACTCGATACAGGCGTGAATCGCAGCCATCCGTTGCTTGAGATCGCACTCGACGAAGAGCATTTGCTGACTGTTGACCCAAACTGGACGCCCGCTGATCGCAAGGGACACGGCACGGAAATGGCAGGCCTAGCCTTGTATGGCTGCTTGACTGAAGTCCTTGGAAGCGAAGAACCGGTGCAACTTTCTCATCGCCTGGAATCGGTGAAAATCCTCCCTGATGAAGGTTCAAACAGCCCAGAACACTACGGAGCAATTACGAGCGAAGCAGTTGCGCGCGCGGAAGTGCAGTCACCGACACGCAATCGCGCAATCTGCCTGGCGGTAACCGCTGAAAAGTGCGACGAAGGCTTGCCAACCTCCTGGTCGGCTTCTGTTGATCAGCTTTGCAGCGGAGCTTTGGATTCCAATCAACGTCTGATGTTTGTTTCCGCTGGAAACACTCCTTCCGAAACTCGTCACGAATATCCGGCAAGTAACCACCTAGAAGGTGTTGAAGACCCTTCGCATGCCTGGAACGTTGTGACAGTGGGGGCCTACACCGAACTTTGCGTTATTCGTTCGCAGGAATACGTAGATTGGGAGCCTGTTGCAAAAGCAGGATTGCTAAGTCCTTGCAGTCGCACTTCCGTGATCTGGGAAAAGAAGGAATGGCCACTGAAGCCCGACATCGTCATGGAGGGCGGCAACAGCGCCCGCGAATCGGGCAGCGGGCATGCTGATTCCATTGATGATCTGGCTTTACTAACGACACGATTGAGTCCTACAGGAGCGTTGCTGACGACAAGTGGCGACACGAGCGGAGCCACAGCGCAAGCAGCTCGGTTTGCGGCGATGGTCAATGCCAAGTACCCGCACCTCTGGCCAGAGACAGTGCGAGCATTGATGGTTCACTCGGCAGAGTGGACGGGCGCAATGCTTGAAGAGTTTCCTCACAGAGAGCGTCACAAGCGAATCCGTTGTTATGGGTACGGCGTACCGAATATCGACCGGGCTCTCTGGAGCGTGTCCAATGCCGCCACGATGATTGTGCAAGATTCGTTGCAGCCATTCGACCGAGTTGATGGGAAGATTAAAACGAAGGACATGCGAATGCACGCGCTACCTTGGCCGAAGGAAGTCCTGGAGAGCCTCGGAGAGACGCCGATCAAGATGCGAGTGACTTTATCCTACTTCATTGAACCGAGTCCTGGTCGACGCGGCTGGCAAACGAAACATCGTTATCAATCTCACGGCCTGCGTTTTGACGTGAAGCGACCGGTTGAGACCGTAGAGCAGTTCGATCAACGTCTGAGCAAGGACGCCTGGGAAGATCGAGAGGAACGCCCTGATTCAGTTGCTGAGGACCGTAGTTGGCAGCTTGGTAAGAACCTTAGAACGCGTGGTTCGGTACATTCTGATACCTGGACGGGAACGGCGAGCGAACTAGCAGCTTGTGGAGTGATAGCGGTTCATCCTGTTACCGGCTGGTGGCGAGAGCGTCCTCACCTAGAACGATGGAGCCGTTCGGCTAGGTATGCATTGGTCGTATCGCTGGAAACCGATGACGCCGAGATCGACCTCTATACGCCAATCGAGAGCCAAGTGGTGACCGAGGTCGAAACGGAAGTCGAGATCGAAGACGACTTCTAA